The genomic stretch CCAAAAGCTTTTGGCCCTTGAAAAAATTACGAGTGGGGAAGTGGACGAACACTATTTTGAAACACTGAATGACGACTGGGATATTGAAGAACGTTGCCAGAATGCTTTACAATATTGGAATCTTCAGGATTTCGACTTAAATCAGAAGCTGGAAGGTCTAAGTGGTGGCCAAAAAACGAAAGTTTTCCTCGCAGGAATTCAAATTAATCAACCTGATATTATTATTTTGGATGAACCCACCAATCACCTTGACCTGGAAGGAAGAAAACGGCTGTATGATCTTATCGAAAAAATAAATGCTACCGTTGTCATTGTAAGTCACGACCGGATCTTGCTGAACCTTGTTGACACAATTTTTGAAGTAAGCAATCAAGGAATTACCACTTACGGCGGAAATTATGATTTCTATGCAGAACAGAAAGAAGTGGAAGATGAAGCTTTACAAAATGATATCCATGCAAAAGAACGGGCTTTAAAAAAGGCAAAAGAAAAAGAGCGGGAAACATTAGAACGAAAACAGAAGCTTGATGCCAGAGGAAAGCAGAAACAGGAAAAATCCGGAGTAGCCAGAATTATGATGAATACACTTCGGAATAATGCTGAAAAAAATACTTCAAAACTAAAAAGTGTCCATACAGAAAAGATCAGTGGTATCTCAGGAGACCTGAGAGAGTTGCGCTCTTCAGTAAGAAATTCAGATCAAATGAAGGTTAACTTCAACGATTCTAGTTTGCATACTGGGAAGATTTTAATTACAGCGGAGAATATTAACTTTAGCTATGGAGAAGAAATGCTATGGAAAGAAAATCTCGATTTTGAAGTGCGAAGTGGAGACCGAATTTCGATTAAAGGCTCTAATGGTTCAGGGAAAACAACCCTTATCAAGCTTTTGTTGGGAAACATACAACCTTCTGTTGGAAACATCACCCGTGCTGAATTCAACAGCATTTATATAGACCAGGAATATTCATTAATTGATAATGAACTGACTTTGTATGATTTTGTACAAACATTCAATGATAGTGCTCTACAGGAATCGGAAGTGAAGACCTTGCTTTCACGGTTTTTATTCAGGAAGGAAACATGGGATAAAAAATGCGGGGTTTTAAGTGGTGGAGAACGTTTGAGATTACTTTTATGTGGCCTTTCCATTAGTAATAAAGCCCCCGATATGATGATCCTCGATGAACCTACCAATAATCTGGACCTGCAAAATGTGGAGATTCTCACCAATTCTATTAAAGATTATAAGGGAACACTGCTGGTGATTTCACACGATGAAATTTTTCTTGAAGAGATTGGAATTGATAAGGAAGTAGTACTGGAATAATTTGTTTCTCGCAGATCGCACAGATTTCGCAGATGTTTACGGATAAATTTTATCTGCTGGACTACAGAATCTGCGAGAGATGATATTGGGTTTATATTTGGAAATTCAATAGGAGCGGGCTTTAGCCCGCTTTACAATAAAAGATTTAAAAATCAATGGGCTTTAGCCCAAACCTAAAAAACAAAATCCTGAAAATAGCTTTCAGGATTTTTGATATCTATCAATTCAAAAAATTATTTCTTCGTTTTCTTAATGGCATCCAGATAAATTTTCTTAATGCTGTTCTTTTCCTCTTTCTCACTGATATTTTCTAGTGCCGGGAGTAGAGTGGCATTGTGTGCCGTTTTCAGTTTCAGAATTTCTCCCAATGCAAACGCAGCACTCCAACGAACAACGGTTCCTTCGTGTTCCGTGTTTGCAATCAGGTTAGTGATGGCCAGATCCAAATTTTCAGGAAATAATTGTGCCGTATTACCAATCACTTTGGCACTTTCCCATTTTATTCTAGGAGCCTTTTCCGTAAGGGTATTGGTAACGAATGTGAATACCATTTCATCTGCCAGGTTAGGATTTTGCTTGGTGGCATACTCCATAGCTTCTATACAGGTTCCTTTGATCGGATCTTTTGCTTTTTCTGCAAAAGCGATCAGTTCGTCTGTTGGTAGGGAAGTATCAATAATCCATTTGCTGATAATTTCTGTTTTTTCCTTTGCTTTAGTGGTTTTGTCTTTAAAAAGCTCTTCTATGGTCATGGTGTTTGATTTTAATTTTTCCAGCGTTCTAATTTAGGAATTCCTTTTGAAAATAGTTCGGCCATAAAATCAGGGAATCCCATGTCTTTCATCTTGTTCCTTACAGATTCCTGCATTTCCATTGCTGTGATATTTTATTGTCAGAACAGCTTTTAGATTGTAAGTTCGAAAATCTGACGATCGATTCTGTTCATTGTTTACAACAAATATAAAATTATTGGATAGGTCATTGCGGGCGAAGCGATCAACATAGAAAACTCTTGCGGATTTTGCAGATAAAAAAATAATCCATAAACATCTGCGAGAATATCATCAGCATTAGAAATCATAAAATAGAAATTTACTGATTCATCCTGTTTCTTTCCTCCACATTTCCGAAATTTCTATCCTTGGACTTCAGATCATTATTTCCGAATCTATAGCTTAATGAAAGTCTGAACCCTCTTGTGTAATTATTGTTTCTGAAATTAGTATCAATACCGTTAGATTGATAAGAAATCAAAGGTTTTTGGCTGTTCAGAAGGTCATTTCCGGTAAGGGATATCGAAAACTTCTTGTCCAGGCATAGCACTTTTACAGTTACATCCAGAATATTCATCGTAGAAATGTGGAAAATCTGATACCTGCCCGGAAGTTGTAAGCCATAATTAATACTTAAAGAAACTGTTTTTTTCTTATTAAGCGTAAAGTCATTATTGCTGTACAGATAAGCGTTGTAACCATCAATAGAGGCCGTGTAAGGCACTTTTGATTTTACATTCTGATAATTAACATTAAATCCTGAAAAACTGTTCCACCATTTTACAGCACTGAAATTATAAGAGGTTGAAAAACCAATCTGGTAAGTGTCTGCATAATTGATTGGAGTATTTCTTGTAACATTGGTCTCCGGATTTAATATAGATAACGCCTGTCCGAAATCTGAAACTTTGGAATAATATAATGAGGAAGTCCACTTTTGTCCTTTGATATAAGAAAGTTCCAGATTGTCAATGATAGATGGCTTTAGGTAAGGATTTCCTTCAGAATAGTAAAACGGGCTTGTTCTCACCACAAACGGATTCAGATAATCAAAATCCGGACGTCTGATTCTTCTGTTATAATTCAATGAAAAAGAATGGTTTGTATTCATGGTGTAGGTAAGATAAGCTGTTGGAAAGAGTTTGATGTAATCATTTTTATCAGTCTGGTTACGGTTTTCAGAAAACCCAATGGTTTGAGTCGCTTCAGCACGTAATCCAAGCTTAGCTTCCCATTGACTGTTAAATTTTCTACTCAATGAAAAATATAAAGCCTCGTTATATTCTTTATAAATGAATGTATTGGATTGATCTGTATTTAGGATAACGTTCCCTGTTTCTTTATTGTAGGCCAAGAAATTATTATCAGTACGGGTAAAAGAAAACCGGCCGCCAAAATTAAGATCAGCCCAGGAAAGTTTAGTTTCCAGGTCTGCTTTTCCTGAATAATTTCGGATTTTGTTTACGTTAGAATTCAATGCTGAAAAATAAGTACCGGGAAGCATTTGCATTTGAGCATCAAGCTCACTGCCGTAGAAATCTCTGGCATCATCCTTTTTATATTCAAAGAAATCCAAATCTGTGGTCAGTACAGTTTTTGCGCTATCCATTTTTATGGTATTGAACCAGTTTAAACTGTTAATATTCGGTTTGTTGGAAGATTCTGTATCAGAGGAAATGAACGATTTGGGTTGAGAAGTTTGATAATTTATTCTGGATGTAAGTGGTGAACCTGAACCATTTTCTTTGCTGAAACTTCCCAGATATTTTACCCCGGTTGTCCATTGATCCGTGATTTTATAATCAGCCCCAAAGCTGATTCCCAGATTTTTATTTTTATTGGTACTCTGGTTGTCCATAGACCATAATTCATTTTGATAGTAAGTATTGGATTGAGAGCTTGAGCGGGATTTTTGTTGCTCCACATACACAGAAGACTGTAGAGAAAGTTTCCCATGATTGTAATTAAACATTCCCTGAACACTGTTTCCTGCATAGAATCTTTGGGTATAATGGGTGCCTAAACTCGCATTCCACGAATTATTTTTAGCAGTTTTAAGTTTAATATTAATAATTCCGTTGTTTCCTTCCGCTTCATATTTTGCCGGAGGAGAAGTGATCACCTCAATGCTTTTAATAGTATCTGAAGGAATGGTTTTCAGAAAGGCAGACACTTCACTTGCCGGAATCTTTTGAAGACGGTCATCAATCATAATCAATACTTCACCTTTTCCAACAATAGAAATTGTTTCATTTTGTACTCTCACCATTGGAGCAGACTTTAAAGCATCCAACGCATTCCCACCTGTTGAGGCAGTTGAATTTTCAACATTGTAAATCAGACGGTCAACTTTTCTTTCAATGATTTTTTTCTGTTTTTTGATCACAACAGTTTCTAAAGAAGTTTCACCGGTGGTTTCTTTTTCCTGAGCATTCATCGTATTTAGGACTAAAAGAAGTAGAGCTGGAAGAAGTAAAGTTTTCATAATATTTGTCTTTATTTTTCAGCAAAACTGCAGCGTTAAGCCACCGGAAACCAATTTTATCGACGTTCCCGGGATTTTTGTCGACAAACCCGTTATGGAGCTTTTCCATAAAAACCTATTTTTACAAAAAAATAATAACCGATATGGGAAAACTATATCTGAATAAAAAGACAGAAGCTGGTCTGCACATCTTATTTTGGCTGTTGACGCTGTACTTTATGTTAGTGGGAAAGCCGCTTTCTTTTGAAATGCCGGAGCTGGATCTGTTTTTTAAAACCTATGCTGTAGTCTTTGTACTGACCTTCTATTTTAATTATATGATCGTAATGCCGAGGATTTTCAAAGACTTTAAATGGATAAAACTATTGGCCGGAATTATCATTACTTATCTGTTCTTTACATTAACTCGTTTTGTTATTGAACAGGTTTTTACAGACTGGTGGCTGGGACAGGTAAATTATACCAATCCGGTATTGGGAAGCTATCTTATGGATAATCTGGCTTACAGCAGTAAACCCATTATTTTTAGCTCTTTTTTGTGGTTAATTGTCCATGTGATTAGATTATTGGAATATAATAAGGTGATTCTTGAAGAACAGAAAAATACAGAGATCAAATTCCTTAAAGCACAGATCAATCCTCATTTTATTTTCAATACGCTGAACAATATCTATTCAATGGTTCATTTTCAGTCTCCGGAATCCCTTTCTGCTATTGAAAAACTGAGCAGTATCATGCGTTTTACCACTTATGAAGCACAGAAAGAACATATCGCTCTATCCGAAGAACTAGATTACATAAAAGCTTATATAGAACTGGAAGAATTAAGACATTACGAAAATAATATTGTAAAATGGCAGTCCGGAATTAAAGATGAAAAACAAAGAATAGCACCTTATATCCTGTCTCCATTGATAGAAAATGCATTGAAACATGGAGCCTATTCAGAAAAAGAACCCATTGAAATCAATGTAAATTCTGATGATAAAATTCTGAATTTTGAAGTCATCAATTCCATCGGAAATAAAAAAACAGATAAACTGGGCGGTATTGGTCTTGATAATCTTAAAAACAGGTTAGATATGTTGTATCGCGGCAAGTATAAACTGGAAACCATCCGCCTTGAAAATAAATTTAAAGCTTCCATACAAATTCAACTTTCATGAAACAAAAGATCAATTGTATTATCCTTGATGATGAACCCTTTGCAGTAAGGCTTTTGAATGATTATGCCCTAAAAACCGATCTGCTGAATATCATCTATGCAGGAAGTGATGTGTATGAAGTGATGAAACTATTGGGGTCAGAAAATGTAGACCTTATTTTCATTGATATTCAGATGCCTGAACTTACAGGAATTGAAATGATGAAAATGTTCAATAAGAATCATAATTTCATTGTAACTACTGCGTATGCTGAATATGCTTTGGAAGCTTTTGATTTTCATGTGGTGGATTTTTTATTGAAGCCCATTACTTTCAATCGCTTTTATCAGGCCGTACAAAAATTTATACAATGGCAGCAGGCTTTCATTCCCGAACCTCAATTAGACCACCTTTTTGTACGGTCAGACAGGAAATACTACAAAATAGCCTTTGATGAGATTATTTATATTGAAGGATTAAAAGATTATATCAGAATTCACACTATCAACGATAAAGTCATGGTGCTGGAAAATATGAAAGATATTTTAGAAAAGCTTCCTGAAAACAGATTTATGAGGATTCATAGATCTTACATCATTGCAACCGATAAAATCAAAGTCATTGAAGGAAACAGAATCCAGATGAGAAATATGGATTTCGTCACCGTAGGAGAAACCTACCGGAAACCTTTCTCAGAATGGATTGAAACCAGCGGATAACTCGGCCCCAAACTTTTGTATACTTTTTTGATTGCGTTGAATTTTCAATTTCAATAAAAAATCAGAACAGAACATGAAATCATTATCTATAAAATATAAGAGTTTAAATTATCTCGCAGATTTTGCAGATTACGCAGAATTTATCCATAATCATCTGTGAAAATCTGCGTAATCTGTGGTGAATTTTTTTTCATTAGTTGAATCTGCGGGGCCTCATTTACAACGTTTCAACATCCAATCATGAATATCACTCAGAACCTGCTCCCGTATCTCCTCATTTAAAATCTCATGACGCATTTCCGGATAAATCTTTGCATCCACATCCTGAAATCCATCATTTTTTAAATGATTGATGGTAAGGGTAACTCCTTTCCCAAAATCCCCAATCGGATCATTCTGACCACTTACAAACAGAAAAGGAAATGTTGGAGAAATAGAAGCCGCCCAATTTCTTGCTGTTGCCCTTTTATAAACCGTAAACAGAGTATAAAAAGCATTGTGAGTAAAAGGAATTCCACATAACTCGTCCTGTTCAAAAGCTCTTCTGTTTTTAGGATTAACGCTGAGCCAGCTTGTATCACCAAAGTCTTTATCTTTTTTAAATTGTTTATTGTTTACTTTGGTAAAAACAGAATTTAAAAAAGTGCGATGTTTTGGAGCTATGGCATTAGCTATGGATAAATAGCCTCTCAATAAATCAATTCCTGGCAAAGGCCCGCCAGTTCCGGTAATAATAGCCCCCGCAAATTTCTTACTTGCTCTCTGAAGAAGACAACGAGTGATAAAAGATCCCATTGAATGTCCCAAAATAAAATGCGGAACATCCGGATATTGCGCTGCAAGATGATCTGCCATCATTTCTGCATCAGCAATCAGCCTTTCATCAGGTTTATCAAGTTGGAAGAACCCAATCTCGTTTTTGTCTTTTACAGATTTTCCATGACCTAAATGGTCATAGGTGAGAACAGCAATTCCATGATTGGCAAAATACTCTGCTATTTCTGCATATCTTCCGCTGTGTTCCTGCATGCCGTGAACGATGAGGAGGGTGGCTGTTGGCATTTCTGGAGCAAACAAGTTGTAGAAAATTTTGGAATCTTGGTTTAGACTTGAGGAAAGATATGATGACTTTGAGTAGAACATTTTGGAGTTTTTGTAATTTTTTTAAACTTATTATAACAAATGATTTCAATTAATTCTTATTATCATTTAATATCAACTTTTTTTATTATTCTTACTAAATCATTTATCCAGTTAGGATTTTTTAAAGAAACATAACGATAATCTTGAAGAAGTGGAGGTATCTCATCGTGAGTTAAATCTATATTGAGACAAATGAAATTTTTTTTACCTGAATTTATTCTTTTTTGAATAAAGAAATTCATTTCATTTTTTGCCCAGGGAGAATTAAGAAAATTTTTTGATAAGCATAGTATTCCTAAATCAGAATTATTTAAACCAGAATTTATCTTTTCAGTAATACTGTCTCCGAAATCAATTTGATATTTATCATACCATGCTTCAATTTCTTCTTTTTGTAATTCATTAAAAATTTCATCAACTAATTTTTTATCCTGGGATGAGTGGGATAAAAATATTATTGGATATGAATCACGGCTTATGCCTCCCCAGGTTTTATTATAATTCTCTCTCGAATTATATAGGAAAAATTGGTTAGGACTGTGTGTTAGAAACGGTTCTATATCTTCAATTTTACTAAAAGAAAACATGCTATACCTGTTTTCTAATAATAATTCTGTTATCGTTGTAGGAGTGTAATTAAAAACTCTTTTTTTTTGTTGAAAATTTTGTTCAAGCCAGACATCAAAAACTTTATCGTCTTTTTCAAAATACAACAATAATAGAAATTCTAGGTTGTAAATATTATTATTGACAAACATTGTAATTCCTGTCAAAGTTTGATTATCAAAATTTTGAAGTATAGAGTTTATAAAATCTTTTTCATTAACCCTGTTACCATAAGATAGTTCAAATAAATAATTTTTCATTTTAATATATTTTTCATTTGTAAGTTTCCTTGTAAATATATTATAATAAATATTTGTACTGTTATTTTTTTATACATTTATTATTATGCCAACCCCATGATTTTCACCCAATCCAAAAATAAGTTCTCCTATAATTTGGCTGTCATTTTTTTTAAAAGTAATTTTGCACGAATCTTAAAACAAAAGTAAAATATGTCAACTTATGTAGTTGTAGGTCTTCAGTATGGAGATGAAGGTAAAGGTAAAATCACGGATGTTTTATCTGCAAAATCAGACTATGTAGTGCGTTTCCAAGGTGGAGACAACGCTGGTCACACGGTTTATGTTGGTGATGAAAAATTCGTTCTGCACCTTCTTCCTTCAGGAGTTCTTCAATGCAAAGGGAAATGTATCATTGCGAACGGAGTAGTGGTAAACCCTAAGTCTTTTATTAGAGAAGTTGGTCAGATCGAGAGCAAAAACTTGAGAACAGACCACATTTTTATCAGCAGAAGAGCGCATGTGATCATGCCTTACCACATCCTTTTGGATACTTACCGTGAAGAAGAACACGGAGGAACTCAGATCGGAACAACCAAAAAAGGGATCGGACCTTGTTATGAAGATAAAATCGCAAGAGTCGGAATCAGAATGGTTGACCTATTAAACCCTGAGATTTTAAGAGATAAAATCGAGAAAAACTTAAAAGTTAAGAACTCTCTTTTTGAAAAATATTACGGAAAACCAGCGTTAGACGTTGAAGAAATCTATAACGAATATTTAGAGATCGGAAAACAACTTCAGGACAGAATTGTTGATACTGAATTAGAGCTGAACGAAGCCATCAGAGACGGTAAAAACGTATTATTTGAAGGAGCACAGGCGTTAATGCTTGATATCGACTTCGGTACTTATCCGTATGTAACTTCATCTTCTCCATCTACAGGAGGAGTCTGCTCAGGAGCAGGAGTGCCGCCAACATCCCTTCAAAACCTGATTGGTGTGGCAAAAGCATACTGTACAAGAGTAGGTAACGGACCTTTCCCATCTGAATTAGACAACGAACTTGGTGAGAAAATCAGACAAATCGGTGGTGAATTCGGAGCTACTACAGGAAGACCAAGAAGAACAGGTTGGTTAGACCTTGTTTCTTTGAAGCATGCTTGTATGATTAACGGAATCAATAACCTTGTCATTACTAAACTAGATGTTCTTACAGGAATTGAAAACCTTAAAATCGTTACTCACTATAAAACTGAAGACGGAAAAATTATCGATTACTTTACTTCTTCAACAGAGAAGTTGTATAACTATGAGCCAATTTACCAGGATTTACCAGGTTGGGAGGAAGATATCACAAAAGCTAGAAGCTACGATGAACTTCCTGACAATGCTCAGAAATACATCGAGTTTATCGAAAAATATTTAGGAATTAACGTATACTTAGTTTCTGTAGGTCCTGAAAGAAGCCAGAACATCATCAGAAAAGAATTATTCTAATATTCTTAGACTATATATAATAACAGAGAGACTATCATTTGATAGTCTCTTTTTTTTTGTCTGCTATCCATGTCAAGGTTTTAAAACTTGAAATGGATACTCTTAAAATATCGATGTTGTTAAAAACCCTTATATTTAATCTTATATATACTCAAATGGAAGACAATAAAGTGCCTCAATCTACAATGAACAAAGTCGTAATTAGCTTATACTTTACCATTGCGTATGCTGTTTTACTAAGTATTTATTTAGCACTCCCGATAAATATCAACAGTAATTTTCTGCTGATGTTATTTATTGTTTGTAGTTTGCTATTTAGTGTTGCTGCTATATATTTTGCTGCTAAAAGCTATAAAGAAGCAAAAATCAGTTCAGTTATTCTCATTATCATTAATGTTCTGGGGTTGTTAATACCATTAGCAATGCTCCTGATGATTTTTACATAATCTAATATTTTAGTGAGTTTTAGGTGTATATTTTCAATGGTTGAAATGTTAATTTTTAAACTTTTTCATAAAATTTTATAATATTATGTTGTTTTGGTAAAATTCTGGCAGATCTTTTGATATTGAAACATTGCTTATCGATAAGAACTAATAAAACTAATAATCACATTTTTTAACAGTTTAAATAGTAATAGTGATGAAACACCAGAATCAGAACCAGGAATTTCGTTTCAACGAAGTTCTTTTTGAGCACCGCAACAAAGAATACGGTGCCTATGTATTAAGAAACGAATCAGATAGAATATTAACCAAAGCGCTTTTTGTAGGAGTGAGTTTATTGGCCGCAATTTCAATTACTCCACTTGCTATTTCAGCATTTAAAACAGAGCCTGTGGCAGAAGGACCAGGAGGAGTCATTATTGACTTTATGCCAGAGATTCCAGATACGCAGGTTACGCCACCTGTAACCATTACGCCTGTTAAACCAGCAGCTGCTCCAGATACAAAGACATTTGACAGCACAGTGCCAACACCATCAAGGGATGCCCAGGATAATGTGAAAAAAGATCCTATTCCTGCTGACGCTGTAGCTGGCTTTAAAAATGATTTTAAAGGTGATGTCGTACCTCCAAATACGTATGTGCCAACAACGGCGCCTACAGGACCGGTAATTAATACTCCGCCACCAACAATTCAGGAACCTGCTGTTGATAAAAACAAAATTGCAGAAGCTGGAGAACTTGGGGTAGAAGCCAATTTTAAAGGCGGAATAGATTCTTTCAGAAATAAAGTAATGAACAACTTCGATGGTTCAGGATTCGAATCAGAAGATATCGTAAAAACTACGGTTACATTCATTGTAGAAATGGATGGAACAATTTCAGGGGTAAAAGCTAACGGAACCAATGCCGATTTTAACAATGAGGCCATCAGAACAGTGAAGGCAATTTCAAACAAAGGAACCTGGATTCCTGCCAAAAATAAAAAAGGTGAATTTGTGAGAAGTTACTTCAAGTTTCCAATCTCCATGAAGTTTGATAATTAATATCAAAAATCAATTTTTAATAGTTATCCACAAAGAATTTTTTTTGTGGATAATTTTTTTTATCGTTAAATTGCTTATTAACAATATTTTAACTCAATTTTGATTTTCTCCATCTATCGGGAGCAAAGAAAAAAGTGTATTTTTGAAACTTAAAGTTCTAATAATGGCAAAAATCATAGGTATTGCTAATCAAAAAGGTGGGGTAGGAAAAACTACTACTGCCGTAAACTTGGCAGCAGCATTAGGAGTATTGGAAAAGAAAATATTGATCATTGACGCTGACCCTCAGGCCAATGCTACATCTGGTTTGGGAGTAGAAGATGTTCAGTATTCCACCTATAATCTACTGGAGCATAGTGCAGATACAAGAGCTTGTATCAAAAGAACGGCAACGCCGAATCTGGATATTATTCCATCGCATATTGACCTGGTAGCAGCAGAGATCGAATTGGTAGACAAAGAAGATCGTGAATATATGCTGAAAAAAGCGTTGGCAAGCGTAAGAGATGATTATGACTATATCATCATCGACTGTGCACCGAGTTTAGGTTTGATTACAGTAAATGCGCTTACCGCAGCAGATTCTGTAATTATCCCAATCCAGTGCGAGTACTTTGCATTAGAAGGACTTGGAAAACTTTTGAATACCGTTAAAAATGTTCAGAAGATCCACAACAAAGACCTTGGAATCGAAGGACTTCTCCTTACGATGTATGACAGCAGATTAAGATTGTCTAATCAGGTGGTGGAAGAAGTAAATCTCCATTTTCCGGAAATGGTTTTTGAAACCATCATCAGCAGAAACGTAAGATTGAGTGAAGCTCCGAGCTTCGGAGAAAGTATCCTGAACTATGATGCAGAAAGTAAAGGGGCAGTTCAGTATATTCAGTTAGCTGAAGAAGTTCTTTTAAAGAACGAAAACTTAGTAAAGAATTAAATTAATAATAAATGGCCAATAAGTGAATGCTAGGCATCACTTAACAAACATCATTTATCA from Chryseobacterium indologenes encodes the following:
- a CDS encoding energy transducer TonB, which translates into the protein MKHQNQNQEFRFNEVLFEHRNKEYGAYVLRNESDRILTKALFVGVSLLAAISITPLAISAFKTEPVAEGPGGVIIDFMPEIPDTQVTPPVTITPVKPAAAPDTKTFDSTVPTPSRDAQDNVKKDPIPADAVAGFKNDFKGDVVPPNTYVPTTAPTGPVINTPPPTIQEPAVDKNKIAEAGELGVEANFKGGIDSFRNKVMNNFDGSGFESEDIVKTTVTFIVEMDGTISGVKANGTNADFNNEAIRTVKAISNKGTWIPAKNKKGEFVRSYFKFPISMKFDN
- a CDS encoding ParA family protein produces the protein MAKIIGIANQKGGVGKTTTAVNLAAALGVLEKKILIIDADPQANATSGLGVEDVQYSTYNLLEHSADTRACIKRTATPNLDIIPSHIDLVAAEIELVDKEDREYMLKKALASVRDDYDYIIIDCAPSLGLITVNALTAADSVIIPIQCEYFALEGLGKLLNTVKNVQKIHNKDLGIEGLLLTMYDSRLRLSNQVVEEVNLHFPEMVFETIISRNVRLSEAPSFGESILNYDAESKGAVQYIQLAEEVLLKNENLVKN